A genome region from Panicum virgatum strain AP13 chromosome 4K, P.virgatum_v5, whole genome shotgun sequence includes the following:
- the LOC120703936 gene encoding zinc finger CCCH domain-containing protein 44-like: MDAGRKRAVPEGANGAGGPKRARELETTQMGVGSKSKPCTKFFSTAGCPFGASCHFLHNFPGGYQAVSKMTNLGGPPVPAPPGRMPMGPGAPDGPPSPAMKTRMCNKYNTAEGCKWGSKCHFAHGERELGKPMQMDNSMGVPPMGPGPNGHFMPPPMPVPDMVPPSTFGASATAKISVDASLAGAIIGKGGTNTKHISRVTGAKLAIRDNEADPNLKNIELEGTFDQIKHASAMVTELIVRISGKAPPQSKNNPGRGSHAGGPGSNFKTKLCENFSKGSCTFGDRCHFAHGESELRKPAAA, translated from the exons ATGGACGCCGGCCGCAAGCGGGCCGTGCCGGAGGGCGCCAACGGCGCGGGCGGCCCCAAGCGCGCGAGAG AATTGGAGACAACTCAAATGGGTGTAGGAAGCAAATCCAAGCCGTGCACCAAATTTTTCAG CACTGCTGGTTGTCCCTTTGGTGCAAGTTGCCACTTTCTCCACAACTTCCCTGGCGGTTACCAGGCTGTTTCGAAGATGACCAACTTGGGAGGACCACCTGTTCCAGCTCCTCCTGGGAGAATGCCTATGGGACCTGGTGCTCCTGATGGTCCACCTTCACCTGCTATGAAGACTCGCATGTGTAACAAGTACAACACTGCAGAAGGGTGTAAATGGGGGAGCAAATGCCATTTTGCTCATGGAGAGAGGGAGCTTGGAAAGCCCATGCAGATGGACAACTCAATGGGAGTTCCTCCAATGGGACCAGGGCCCAACGGTCACTTCATGCCCCCACCAATGCCCGTCCCAGACATGGTTCCTCCATCAACATTTGGTGCTTCAGCCACAGCTAAGATCAGTGTTGACGCATCACTTGCTGGTGCTATCATCGGGAAGGGTGGTACCAACACAAAGCATATATCCCGCGTGACTGGTGCCAAGTTAGCCATCCGGGATAATGAGGCTGATCCCAACCTTAAAAACATTGAGCTCGAGGGAACATTCGACCAGATCAAGCATGCTAGCGCAATGGTCACAGAATTGATTGTCCGCATCAGTGGTAAGGCCCCTCCACAATCCAAGAACAACCCAGGCAGGGGTTCTCATGCTGGGGGGCCTGGAAGCAACTTCAAGACCAAGCTCTGTGAGAATTTCAGCAAAGGCTCCTGCACGTTCGGGGACAGGTGCCACTTCGCCCATGGCGAAAGTGAATTGCGCAAACCTGCTGCTGCTTGA
- the LOC120703934 gene encoding uncharacterized protein LOC120703934, with protein sequence MCEVVMAYQTMKQELKSFFGTNVSTLKEYVEVVDERLDDVFIGTYVGPAAVLNPRYAYTMEPTQQMFRGLKDTFQRMTDLQSAVQALQELDVFRQKIGEYSSDMAMRMAMDPKTSPSSWWMMFGSSTPKLQYLAMRLVSQCCSSSGCERNWSTFALLHTKVRNRLSHKKLNKLVYVNYNLRLRLEEVSGPLMREEGDFIDQLAHLSFYDEKNPVREWMEYGRSNRAPVLDEDDDDGDIPLPSHIVRDQINVSDLREATGNDSISDWARQNIGDTHLGKRKLHKGPKKGDSKRRKGKGTAKPVSSDTETDDGEGERSPPYQESEDSSSADDGDDGDGAQPNAGGGGSGADDAAGGSGHARGVRFTGETQFTHATQDTDHGAPQSQRRTGGPTDYDSPQNSSSSYSDSRHSFHYPIPDISMQPPTRWVYEWEDPHFYTMLVQEWQTTSAWTGQTWQHYKAELLRVRGIALMSTAEYQTASQMGVFPFLR encoded by the exons atgtgcgaagtcgtgatggcctaccagactatgaaacaggagctgaagtctttctttggaacaaatgttTCCACACTGAAAGAGTATGTTGAGGTGGTGGACGAGAGGTTGGATGATGTGTTCATAGGCACGTATGTGGGTCCAG ctgctgtcctaaatccgaggtatgCCTATACGATGGAACCAACTCAACAAATGTTTCGTGGACTTAAGGATACATTTCAGCGCATGACGGATCTCCAGAGCGCCGTCCAGGCATTGCAGGAGCTTGACGTGTTTCGGCAGAAAATTGGCGAGTATAGCAGTGATATGGCAATGCGGATGGCGATGGACCcaaagacatccccat cgtcctggtggatgatgttcggatcaagtactccaaaactgcagtaccttgccatgaggcttgtttcacaatgttgttcatccagtggatgcgagcggaactggagtacttttgccttgctgcatacaaaggttcgcaatcggttgtcgcacaagaaacttaataagcttgtctatgtcaactacaatCTTCGTCTCCGACTCgaggaggtctccggcccactgatgcgtgaagaaggtgatttcattgaccagctagcccatctttcattctatgatgagaaaaatccggtgcgggaatggatggaatatggtagatctaaccgggctccagttctggacgaggatgatgatgacggcgacatccctctcccgtcccatattgtcagagatcaaataaacgtgtcagatctacgtgaggctacggggaatgattccatcagcgattgggcacgtcaaaatataggtgacactcacctagggaagagaaaGTTGCACAAGGGGCCTAAGAAGGGTGACTCGAAGCgtcgaaaaggcaaaggaacagcaaaaccagtgagcagcgacaccgagactgatgatggcgaaggtgagcgtagtcctccgtatcaggagtccgaggatagcagctcggccgatgatggtgatgatggtgacggtGCTCAGCCTAATGCTGGTGGTGGAGGTAGTGGTGCTGATGAtgctgctggtggtagtggtcatgctcgtggtgttcgtttcacag gggaaactcagttcacacatgctactcaggacaccgaccatggagcaccgcaatcgcagaggagaacaggtggaccgacggactatgacagtccacagaactcttcttcctcctacagcgattcgaggcactcttttcactatcccattcctgacatcagcatgcagccaccgacgagatgggtgtacgaatgggaagacccccatttttacactatgttagttcaggaatggcagacaacatcggcgtggacgggccaaacttggcaacactacaaggctgagctgcttagagtgcgaggtatcgctttgatgtccaccgccgaataccaaaccgcatctcaaatgggggtcttcccattcctacgttga
- the LOC120703935 gene encoding non-structural maintenance of chromosomes element 4 homolog A-like, translated as MASLAMPEAGARARGEEAEPVTPPPQQQAEGSQAVDDRRLLRSQYLAVKSLISDEKDDMANADSEKFRSIISKVESLHEHVQRPREQIADAEALLDLAASLVTSVRSHSVMGITPSDFVAGLLNKFGKLGGPDDEHASLDWAHLGRGASHIFMVAPGCATMVGPMKIEVNPRRVCIRKKRTARPRGSSCPEQLADPTEKTKSDTDKNMSAIFNLLRRKKNAKLEHLVLNRISFAQTVENIFALSFLVKDGRVEIKVNDEGHHIVYPRNAPAASAIASGKVIYNHFVFRFDFKDWKLMKGVVPEREELMPHRSSQDAPGITASSHPEPELSQPTQSAPIRKRCRNRGLVLQDEIVATGAREITAGRTVATGAQQVVEDEVAAPTGPKEAMEDETGAGTSAREVMDNEMVAKYTKEIKLTYKRRCLFQDQD; from the exons ATGGCTTCCCTCGCAATGCCGGAGGCGGGAGCGCGGGcccgcggcgaggaggcagagccggtgacgccgccgccgcagcagcaggcggaGGGGTCCCAGGCGGTGGACGATCGGCGTCTGCTGCGGTCGCAGTACCTCGCCGTGAAGAGCCTCATCAGCG ATGAGAAGGATGATATGGCTAACGCGGACTCCGAAAAGTTCCGCTCCATCATCAGCAAGGTGGAGAGCCTGCACGAGCATG TTCAGAGGCCAAGGGAGCAAATAGCTGATGCAGAAGCCCTGCTGGACCTTGCTGCCAGTTTGGTAACATCAGTAAGGTCCCATTCAGTTATGGGAATTACGCCTTCTGATTTTGTTGCTGGACTGCTGAATAAGTTTGGAAAGCTAGGGGGGCCTGATGATGAGCATGCCTCGTTGGACTGGGCTCATCTTGGACGTGGCGCTTCTCATATTTTCATGGTTGCTCCTGGATGTGCCACAAT GGTTGGCCCCATGAAGATAGAAGTGAACCCACGAAGGGTGTGTATTAGGAAAAAGAGGACTGCAAGACCTCGTGGAAGTTCTTGCCCTGAACAG cttgctgaccccacaGAGAAAACAAAGAGTGATACTGATAAGAATATGTCTGCTATATTTAATCTgctgaggaggaagaaaaatgcaAAGCTTGAACACCTTGTTTTGAACAGGATATCATTTGCCCAAACAGTGGAAAACATCTTTGCCTTGTCATTCCTAGTGAAAGATGGCAGAGTTGAAATCAAGGTGAATGATGAGGGGCATCATATTGTCT ATCCAAGGAATGCACCTGCTGCTAGCGCCATTGCCTCAGGAAAAGTGATCTACAACCACTTCGTCTTCAGATTTGATTTCAAAGACTGGAAG CTCATGAAAGGGGTGGTTCCAGAGAGGGAAGAGCTTATGCCGCACAGGTCTTCTCAGGATGCACCTGGCATAACAGCAAGCAGTCACCCTGAACCTGAGTTGTCCCAGCCCACACAGAGCGCACCGATCAGGAAGCGATGCAGGAATCGGGGCCTGGTCTTGCAAGACGAGATTGTTGCCACGGGCGCACGGGAAatcacggcaggcaggacagtaGCCACAGGCGCGCAGCAAGTTGTGGAAGATGAGGTGGCGGCACCCACGGGCCCAAAGGAAGCCATGGAAGATGAGACTGGAGCAGGGACGAGCGCGAGGGAAGTCATGGACaacgagatggtggccaagtaCACGAAGGAGATCAAGCTGACGTACAAGCGTAGGTGCCTCTTCCAGGACCAGGATTGA